Below is a genomic region from Telmatobacter sp. DSM 110680.
AGCTCGGTCTGCGCGTGGATGTTCGACGTGAGTCCGAATACCTCACGGAGTTCACCGTATACACAACCGCACTCTCCATGAATTACCTGGTACGTGGAAAGTTCGTTCACCCCTGAGGAGTGCCGGCAACTGTCGTCGCACCGATTGGAGGCAGCATGGCGAAATTGAAAGTGACCGTACTGTACGACTTGTGGGAAGAAGAGCCCGCCGAAGTGCAGGAAGAAGTTCCCACGCCACGAAAGCGCAAAGGGAAGAAACCAGCGCGCAAAAAGAAGCCCGTAAAACACGACCGCGAAGAAATCTTCGAGGCCCTTGAGAAGCTCGGCCACGAGCCGTCTTATTACGTTCTCGATGGCCGTCCGCAATCTCTCGTTGGACTAGCCAAATGTGGCGCCGATCTCATCTTTAATCTCACTGAATCCTATGCAGGTGACGACACCAAGGAGATGCACGTTACCGCATTCCTCGATCTGCTCGACATCCCGTACACCGGCGCGGGACCGCATGCCAACATTCTTGCGCAGGACAAATCCATCGCCAAAAAGATGTTCGCTTTTTACGGAATTCAGTCGCCTTGGTTTGCGACAGCCTATCGTGGCCACATCGACCACTCGCATGACATCGCCTTCCCGCTCATCGTTAAGCCAACGTCTGAAGACGGCTCCATCGGCATCGATGCAGCAGCCGTCGTTAACAGCGTGAAGGAATTGATGGAGCGTGTCTCCTACATACAAGCCGAATTCGATTCCCCCGCATTAATTGAGGAATACATCGAAGGTCGCGAAATCTACGCATCCATCCTCGGCAATTATGAAAATGCGCGCGCCCTTCCGCTTGTCGAACTCGATCTTTCCAAGCTTCCCAAGGGAGTGCCCAAGATTGCAAGCCAGGATGTGAAATTCGAGAAGGACACCGAAGCTTACAAGTTGACTAAGTCAGTGATCGCCGAAGATCTCGATGAAGAGATCGCGACCAAACTCACTGAAACCGCGATCAAGGCCTACCGCGCCGTAAAGCTTCGCGACTATGGCCGCATCGATATGCGTGTATCAAACAAGGGAGAGGTGTATGTCATCGAAGCCAATCCAAACCCCTGGCTTTCCAGCGGTCAGGAGTTTGCCATGGCCGCCAGAAAATCTGGTCTCTCTTACACTCAAATGATTGAGGAAATCGTTGACCTTGCGATGGCTCGCCAATCGTAGACGACACTGCGAACGCCCCTTACCCGGCGCTCGATGCTTGGCACTGGACGACTATTGGTTCACCGGAACGTCGGCTGCCACCGATGCGGTCAACGTCATGCCGGGCTCAATCTTCGCTTCATTCCCAGGTGGGAGCGGTCCAGACACATGCACAAAATTCGTGTCCGAAATATGATTCAGTTCCGAGCCGATATCGGGAGCAACCAGCGTATACGTTCCACTCAGCGGAATCGTGACGCCATGCGCGCTCAGATTCGTTGTGTGGAACACGATCACACCTGACCTTCCGTTTTGGCCGGCATGCTGGACCGATGTGACGACGGCTTCGACCGACATGCCCCGAGGCGCAATAATCTTGCCGTTCACCACCAGGTTTTGATCCAACATCAGGTAGAAATGATCGCCCGCCGCCGTGGTGTCAGATGTCAGGCGATTTCCGGTCTGCAGGCGAATCGTCGTCCCCTTCGTTACTGTCGATCCCGAAACCGAGGAGTCCATAGGAAGCGCCGATCCAGGCCCGTTCACCGTGTAGCTTGCGGCGACGATTGGACTGGGAGCCTTTCCCGGTTCTTCGGCAAATGCCTGAATACGTGTGTTCGCATTTACAACGATCGGGTCGCGATATTGAGTGGACGATTCCGTCGGCGTCCAACCATCGGTTGTGTAATAAATCACGGCATTCGGATTAGGGCTGGAAAGAATAACCGGCGTTCCCGCCGCGATCTCTCGCGGGCTGGGAAGGAAAACCGGCGACTGTGCACAATGGCAGTCCTGGAATCCCCGATAGTTGTTATTCACGACCTGCACGCCGCCCTGCTGCGGCATTCCCGAACGCGAGTTGAGCGGTGCAACCGGCACCGCTGTAGCAGCCCCGGTTTTGGCAACGGACGGCTGACTCAACTGGATCGATTCGCCAAAGGCCTGTCCTGATGCCGTGCGGGCTATGGCGAAGCCAAGACATACAAACAGAGGAATGGCTCTCATTCTGATTCTCCAAGGAGGTCAGAGACAGAACAGCAGAGTTGAACTCCGATTTCAAGGCAAATCTGTTCTTATCTCTGCTCTAAAGGAACCTGCCCGGAAGAATGAGAGACCTTGAGTGCAGCATCAACCACGGCTTTGGTAACCCCGCAATTCGAAAGAAAGCGCACTACCGGCGCGCTGAGTGATTCGCCAGGGTTCAGGCCCGCGCCTCCTTTGAGCGATGCCGATTGCAGAGGGCCGCTCCCCTGAGATTCCAGAATGAGGCTGGCAAGTTTGCGAGCCAGCGGTACATCGAAGCTCTCTGACACAAATACCAGCTTGCCGCGACGTGTAATCACGACCGGGCCTTCATTCGTGCTAAACACCTGCTCTATCGAGCCGTCGGCTTGGTTCGAGGCGTTGTCGGCAATTTTTTGCTCCTTCAGGCCGGAGTATTTCCGCCCCAATTCATCCGCATACAATCGCACAAATGCCTGCGCGGAACTCTGGTTCTTCCAGGCAGACAAATAAAACAGGGAGATGGACTTGGTGGTCGCCTGTTCGGCCGGCGTAGCGTTGAGCCGCTGGCCCGCCCAATAGATCCCGCCATCCCAGGCCGGAGTAAGATCACGAGCTGCGTTCTCGCCCCCAAAAAGCCCGGCAAGAATGTGAAGATCGAGTTGGCCCACCTGGCCAATGTCGTAAGGACGGTAAGTGGCGTCGACGAGCGGATGAATATTCGGCAAGTAGGGAACCGTGGGCACATGCCCCTGCTCGTATTCGCGGGGGTTCATGATCTCCCATGACGAGGACGGCGGCCGATCAAGAGCCCCAGTAAAAGCCGCGGCCTGTCCACGGTCCATCCACACATCCTGCTCGAAGCTCAGTCCTTCCCGGTAAGGAAAAAGAAGCGATTCAGATAGAAGCAGCGGAGCGCGCGCCAGCATCGGCGAGTTGTCCGAGCCCGACATCCGCTTCTTGATGAATTCCACAATCTCCGGGTTGCCGATGAGGCTTTCTCCCATCGGCTTAAGCATGTCGTCCATCATCACCGCCGTGGCCTGTCCCTCGGTCACCGCTTCCCGCGCCGTATCGAGCTCGTCCTTGGCAAGATGATCGTTGTCTTCTGAAGACGTTCGCGAGACGTCGGGAGGCGTCTGGTCGCTCCACTTATCCAGATCGAGATGCTGGTCTTGCAGTGCATGCGTCAGTTCATGGGCCAGAACCGGTTTCTGCTCGTCCACTGAGATCCAGTCCAGCATGTTTACCGTTTTGGTCTTGGGATCGTAATAAGCTTCGATCTGCTCTTTCAGCAGTGCCAGCAGAAAAGGCTTGAGGTTAAAATCCCGATCCAGCAGTCCAAATTTCTTCAGTACGATCTCGCTGCGCTGCATGCGCTTGGCATCTTCGTCTTCGTCGAACTTTTCGCTCAGGTAGTGCTCCACGGCACCACGTGTGGTCATCTGCCGCTTCACTTCGCTCTTGATGGGAAAGCCGCTTTCCTGCGACGAGAACTTCAGCAGTTCGTCCACTAAACTGAAGAGCTGCTTAGCCTGGTCCGGAGTGATGTGCGTATCCCCGTCTTCGACCCCAGCCTTTGATTTATCAGGCACCTGGGCATCGGCTTTCCCCTCCGGCTTTGCCTGCGGTTCAGATGTCTGCGAGGAAGGAGAGGTCTGTGGCGCTGGTGAGACTTTTGGGGCACCCGTTTGCGCATTTGCACCGCCAACAGCTACCCCGAGCAGGGCCGTCAACCATAAAACCGCCCGGCCTATCGTACTGAATTGGTGCAACTTGCTCATTCTCTCTCCTTGCTGTTTGTGGAACTCCGCGAGGGTCAAGCCGGCATCTGATCTCAAGGCTATAATCAGGATGCGCAACCGCGCCAGCTTTCCTCAGAAAAGCGCGCTTTGCGGGTGAATTGCTCCCCTATGACCGAGAACCTTGCTGTAACTGCTCTCCCGACTCCGCTGGCTACTCAACTTGCATCCGCACCCAATTCACCACGGCTAGTCGAATTCCGCGGCGCGCTGACCGCCCAAGCATTTGACGCGCCAGCCGTCGAAATAGCGGCTCTTGCCAAAGGTGCGGCAGCGCACGATCTTGGTTGGATGCGACGAGTCAACGTTCGGGGCGAAGATCGCTTTCGCTGGTTAAGCGGCATGGTCACAAACACTGTGAACGATCTGCCCAAGAACGGCGGAGCCTGGAACCTGGTGCTGAATGCGCAGGGACGCATCCAGGGCGACCTTATGGTGTGGCGCGACGGCGATGCACTGGATCTGCTGATTGCCGCCGATCAGTACGAAAAGCTAATTACCCATCTCGATCGCTTCATCATCATGGACGATGTTGAATTAATAGGACAGGACTCTACGACGGAAACATCTGTCGGGTTGATCGGGCCCCAGGCCGGCGAGGTTCTAACCCGAATGGGTTTGCCTGTCCCCGCCGCACC
It encodes:
- a CDS encoding ATP-grasp domain-containing protein, which translates into the protein MAKLKVTVLYDLWEEEPAEVQEEVPTPRKRKGKKPARKKKPVKHDREEIFEALEKLGHEPSYYVLDGRPQSLVGLAKCGADLIFNLTESYAGDDTKEMHVTAFLDLLDIPYTGAGPHANILAQDKSIAKKMFAFYGIQSPWFATAYRGHIDHSHDIAFPLIVKPTSEDGSIGIDAAAVVNSVKELMERVSYIQAEFDSPALIEEYIEGREIYASILGNYENARALPLVELDLSKLPKGVPKIASQDVKFEKDTEAYKLTKSVIAEDLDEEIATKLTETAIKAYRAVKLRDYGRIDMRVSNKGEVYVIEANPNPWLSSGQEFAMAARKSGLSYTQMIEEIVDLAMARQS
- a CDS encoding FN3 associated domain-containing protein; this encodes MRAIPLFVCLGFAIARTASGQAFGESIQLSQPSVAKTGAATAVPVAPLNSRSGMPQQGGVQVVNNNYRGFQDCHCAQSPVFLPSPREIAAGTPVILSSPNPNAVIYYTTDGWTPTESSTQYRDPIVVNANTRIQAFAEEPGKAPSPIVAASYTVNGPGSALPMDSSVSGSTVTKGTTIRLQTGNRLTSDTTAAGDHFYLMLDQNLVVNGKIIAPRGMSVEAVVTSVQHAGQNGRSGVIVFHTTNLSAHGVTIPLSGTYTLVAPDIGSELNHISDTNFVHVSGPLPPGNEAKIEPGMTLTASVAADVPVNQ